The Streptomyces sp. HUAS CB01 genome has a segment encoding these proteins:
- a CDS encoding DNA sulfur modification protein DndB, whose product MRLTMPSGTPEGIPLTVMPFREDAVIGTMSLATLVRLVPSPRQEEDPRALKAASGHDRRHAELRATVQRTLKSQKGKNIPAYAEYIAAGILGKHGSAWSTPPITLWHAGEIAAMSDELVPDSGLRTLTVAPDAMVIAVDGETQTTAWHDIYQDPESFGLTYTELSRRVRIPFELYLGISPADARQIFYDRNVKGIDVAKNLAMSMDQRDLATRLAYIVGERLEVESNGQRMPFGKLVNAGKRQLTRTDKEVVTLSALRTLIVTTLFGTKGVQYSAANVHEGDLPPDTDADEVEKVVVRLASRLIGGRFPDFARRSAITAPAVMAGLGVLLHRATPWCDRGDAMSYETVEHLLADVRWEREPAYWDGVCASVGSTGRLNFSGGVKDSAGRVAGALLDPNSEWGRKIRGLGT is encoded by the coding sequence ATGCGCCTGACCATGCCGAGCGGCACTCCGGAAGGAATCCCGCTCACCGTCATGCCGTTCCGCGAGGACGCGGTCATCGGCACCATGTCGCTCGCGACGCTGGTACGTCTCGTGCCGTCGCCGCGTCAGGAGGAGGACCCGCGTGCCCTCAAGGCCGCGTCGGGGCACGACCGGCGGCACGCCGAGCTGCGCGCGACCGTGCAGCGGACGCTGAAGTCCCAGAAGGGCAAGAACATCCCGGCCTACGCCGAGTACATCGCCGCCGGCATCCTCGGCAAGCACGGCTCCGCCTGGTCCACGCCCCCGATCACGCTCTGGCACGCGGGCGAGATCGCCGCGATGAGCGACGAGCTCGTCCCCGACTCGGGCCTGCGGACGCTGACCGTCGCGCCGGACGCCATGGTGATCGCCGTCGACGGCGAGACCCAGACCACCGCCTGGCACGACATCTACCAGGACCCGGAATCCTTCGGCCTCACCTACACCGAGCTCAGCCGGCGGGTCCGTATCCCCTTCGAGCTCTACCTGGGGATCTCCCCGGCGGACGCGCGGCAGATCTTCTACGACCGCAACGTCAAGGGCATCGACGTCGCCAAGAACCTGGCCATGTCCATGGACCAGCGCGACCTCGCCACCCGCCTCGCCTACATCGTCGGCGAGAGGCTCGAGGTCGAGTCGAACGGTCAGCGGATGCCGTTCGGCAAGCTGGTCAACGCCGGCAAGCGGCAGCTCACCAGGACCGACAAGGAGGTCGTGACGCTGTCCGCGCTGCGGACGCTGATCGTCACCACCCTCTTCGGCACCAAGGGTGTGCAGTACTCGGCGGCCAACGTCCACGAGGGCGACCTGCCGCCCGACACCGACGCCGACGAGGTGGAGAAGGTCGTCGTACGTCTCGCGTCCCGGCTGATCGGGGGCCGCTTCCCGGACTTCGCCCGGCGCAGCGCGATCACGGCCCCGGCCGTGATGGCAGGCCTCGGCGTCCTGCTGCACCGCGCGACCCCCTGGTGCGACCGCGGCGACGCCATGAGCTACGAGACGGTCGAGCACCTTCTCGCCGACGTGCGCTGGGAGCGCGAACCCGCCTACTGGGACGGCGTCTGCGCCAGCGTCGGCTCCACCGGCCGGCTCAACTTCAGTGGCGGAGTGAAGGACTCCGCCGGCCGCGTCGCGGGCGCGCTCCTCGACCCGAACAGCGAGTGGGGCCGGAAGATCCGGGGTCTGGGGACCTGA
- a CDS encoding DUF3644 domain-containing protein, whose amino-acid sequence MESQRHALKALDEWNCSSGDYGDFLTHMHKAWHYLLHAEFHKAEIDYHYLDTKTGRHQLIDGEPKAWDLERCLKERFPNSADTVRLNAELFVALRNKVEHRYEHNLRIATGGRAQAYVINYEQEMTGHFGAGYSLADRLRFPLSVQALTAEGYEEMRKAARGLPRKTRDLVARYEAGIDPSVLNDPGYDYRVRLVPITGSKTDADLAVNFVKLDDLSEDERRTMVEAGRDGSVITRDRRVEVADLNRMRPAQVAARVEEQLPFRFSVYVDHVVMWKRLRVRPVKGSGDPYVTDARYCTYNEAFNEYVYTQAWIRKIVREIGTVEKYRAFFGREPRMKTGIDASNRAAA is encoded by the coding sequence ATGGAGTCGCAGCGTCACGCCCTCAAGGCGCTCGACGAATGGAACTGCTCCAGCGGCGACTACGGCGACTTCCTCACTCACATGCACAAGGCCTGGCACTACCTGCTCCACGCGGAATTCCACAAGGCCGAGATCGACTACCACTATCTGGACACCAAGACCGGCCGCCACCAGTTGATCGACGGCGAGCCGAAGGCCTGGGACCTCGAGAGGTGCCTGAAGGAGCGCTTTCCCAACAGCGCCGACACGGTACGCCTCAACGCCGAGCTCTTCGTCGCCCTGCGCAACAAGGTGGAGCATCGCTACGAGCACAACCTGAGGATCGCCACGGGCGGCAGGGCCCAGGCCTACGTCATCAACTACGAGCAGGAGATGACGGGCCACTTCGGCGCCGGCTACAGCCTCGCCGACCGGCTCCGCTTCCCCCTCTCCGTCCAGGCCCTGACCGCGGAGGGGTACGAGGAGATGCGGAAGGCCGCCAGGGGGCTGCCCAGGAAGACCCGTGACCTGGTGGCCAGATACGAGGCGGGTATCGATCCGTCAGTCCTCAACGACCCCGGGTACGACTACCGCGTACGGCTGGTGCCCATCACCGGCTCCAAGACGGACGCCGACCTGGCCGTCAACTTCGTCAAGCTCGACGACCTGAGCGAGGACGAGCGACGCACCATGGTCGAGGCGGGGCGGGATGGTTCCGTCATCACCAGGGACCGCCGTGTCGAGGTGGCGGACCTGAACAGGATGCGCCCGGCGCAGGTCGCTGCCCGGGTCGAGGAGCAGCTGCCGTTCCGGTTCAGCGTGTACGTGGACCACGTGGTGATGTGGAAGCGGCTGAGAGTCCGTCCGGTCAAGGGTTCCGGCGACCCGTACGTCACCGACGCGAGGTACTGCACATACAACGAGGCCTTCAACGAGTACGTCTACACCCAGGCATGGATCAGGAAGATCGTGAGGGAGATCGGGACGGTCGAGAAGTACCGCGCGTTCTTCGGTAGGGAGCCGCGCATGAAGACGGGGATCGACGCGTCGAATCGGGCGGCTGCCTGA
- a CDS encoding RNase H family protein: protein MTVHTELIRRFADDFTALQEAVLARMNGICPPEVAAALEHASLAGPITVALAHADVLARGAVRCAELSAQPPERLRRLRAHARKVRRARSQAESLCKEQRAHRLAGRSRPVDMLELRVARTASPAAFAEVLRQELRDRGVPDGTPQGPESDLARWAWDRRTAREELPAPVRELRDCDDDAFVQALLRDAREEENPYLPHDAVVERWSRHARAALAWGRYAIGQAERDVVARPLSVRRARLDALDDAYQDTAVLAARRREALLRVTELHDRMWACMTTGPFAELIAQCRAAALVRFADAEPELWHGVRELTVRHQAQCPEQVDGCPQCHRALAAVLADSHPADMGQDEDSEHPAAALPADGDRYAVLADLPDTAVVAVADAAVGDESALCGYGWAAEDGTTGYGESLASSSGEAEVIGICAAALSLLERHEDAPVVLLCDSTEAVDVVDTALRSADPAATHRTLLFPESRRLMDRLLRHRHRVQVRWLKGHIGHDLNETADAFARLALRRATGRIPSSTARKEEARILRSLGSGPGSLSVAA, encoded by the coding sequence ATGACCGTGCACACCGAGCTGATCCGTCGCTTCGCCGACGACTTCACCGCCCTGCAGGAGGCCGTCCTCGCACGCATGAACGGGATCTGCCCTCCGGAGGTCGCCGCGGCCCTGGAACACGCTTCGCTCGCCGGCCCCATCACCGTCGCTCTCGCCCACGCCGACGTCCTCGCTCGCGGGGCCGTCCGATGCGCGGAACTCTCGGCTCAGCCCCCCGAGCGGCTGCGACGGCTGCGAGCACACGCGCGCAAGGTGCGACGGGCCCGGTCGCAGGCGGAGAGCCTGTGCAAGGAGCAGCGTGCCCACCGCCTCGCCGGCCGCTCCCGGCCGGTGGACATGCTGGAGCTGAGGGTGGCGCGCACGGCGTCCCCCGCGGCCTTCGCCGAGGTCCTGCGGCAGGAACTGCGCGACAGGGGAGTGCCGGACGGCACACCGCAGGGGCCGGAGAGCGACCTCGCCCGGTGGGCCTGGGACCGGAGGACGGCACGCGAAGAGCTGCCGGCACCGGTGCGCGAGCTGCGGGACTGTGACGACGACGCCTTCGTTCAGGCCCTCCTGCGCGATGCCCGGGAGGAAGAGAACCCGTACCTCCCGCACGACGCGGTGGTCGAACGGTGGAGCCGCCATGCCCGTGCCGCGCTGGCCTGGGGTCGCTACGCGATCGGCCAGGCCGAACGGGACGTAGTCGCCCGCCCTCTCTCCGTACGGCGCGCCCGACTTGACGCACTGGACGACGCCTACCAGGACACCGCGGTTCTCGCCGCCCGCCGCCGAGAGGCCCTGCTCCGGGTCACGGAACTCCACGACCGGATGTGGGCCTGCATGACCACCGGACCTTTCGCGGAACTCATCGCACAGTGTCGCGCGGCGGCCCTGGTGCGCTTCGCCGATGCCGAGCCCGAGCTGTGGCACGGCGTGCGTGAGCTGACCGTGAGGCACCAGGCGCAGTGTCCCGAGCAGGTCGACGGCTGCCCGCAGTGCCACCGCGCTCTCGCCGCCGTCCTCGCCGACTCCCATCCTGCCGACATGGGCCAGGACGAGGACAGCGAACACCCGGCGGCAGCGCTCCCGGCTGACGGGGACCGCTATGCCGTGCTCGCCGACCTTCCCGACACCGCCGTCGTGGCCGTCGCCGACGCCGCCGTCGGTGACGAGTCCGCACTGTGCGGCTACGGCTGGGCTGCCGAGGACGGGACGACCGGATACGGCGAGTCCCTGGCCTCGAGCAGCGGTGAAGCCGAAGTCATCGGTATATGCGCGGCCGCCCTCAGCCTCCTCGAGCGCCACGAGGATGCACCCGTCGTCCTCCTGTGCGACAGCACCGAGGCAGTCGACGTAGTCGACACGGCTCTGCGCTCTGCCGACCCAGCAGCCACCCACCGCACGCTCCTCTTCCCGGAGAGCCGGCGGCTGATGGACCGCCTGCTGCGCCACCGGCACCGCGTCCAGGTCCGCTGGCTCAAGGGGCACATCGGACACGACCTCAACGAAACCGCGGACGCCTTCGCCCGTCTCGCCCTCCGCCGTGCCACCGGCCGCATCCCTTCCTCCACCGCGCGGAAGGAGGAGGCGCGGATCCTGCGCTCGCTCGGCTCCGGACCAGGCTCCCTCTCGGTGGCCGCCTGA
- a CDS encoding N-6 DNA methylase, which translates to MPQPPAPSAQVTAAEISRIAGVTRATVSNWRRRHDDFPAPSGGTDSSPLYDLESVRAWLASRGHSSAATPSEELRTTLRLRAQSGGGAASEGLLLLVLAAAGRTPEELTAATELPDAELVAHAQRDAATAADAVPAADPVRFATGDAPALRALYACVRDESGQAALAVLAERELEDSAASGAYLTPAPLADLLARLIPGSPSSVLDPACGGGTLLAAAARRGARDLYGQDNLPVQALRSAVSLMLTAPEAEVTVRAADSLRADAFPDLLADAVLCNPPYGVRDWGHDELAYDPRWAYGVPARAESELAWVQHALAHLAPGGHAALLLPPATAGRASGRRVRAELVRSGALRAVIALPVGASVPLHVGLQVWVLQRPEPGGPERKSVLFVDTAADAATGTATAAGRGGTAVAPRTRGGSRSASLDWEGITAHALGAWRAFTENPDAFDGEPGVAHAVGVVDLLDDVVDLTPARLVRASRAEVDPAELSAGVAAARRGLVGAAKSLARTAGREGWSSAGSSAREWRTATASDLARGGALTLLRTLPEGVRGRADGGGVGGERPDAARAVLTGSDIARGSGPTGDPAELRGDGTPVIAVGDVLVRAVASGDGPMARVASEEDAGALLGPHVHLFRPDPKRLDAWFLAGFLGAEENIAGASTGSTILTVSPGRLRVPLLPLEEQRRYGKAFRHVHELQTEARRATGLAEETARLLAGGLTGGQLLPSRETAVEDAVRGRGDDSPH; encoded by the coding sequence ATGCCGCAGCCACCCGCACCATCCGCCCAGGTGACAGCCGCCGAGATCTCCCGCATCGCGGGCGTCACGCGCGCCACCGTCAGCAACTGGCGACGCCGGCACGACGACTTCCCGGCGCCGTCCGGGGGCACGGACAGCAGCCCGCTGTACGACCTGGAGTCGGTGCGTGCCTGGCTCGCCTCACGCGGCCATTCCTCGGCGGCGACCCCCTCTGAGGAGCTGCGGACCACCCTCCGCCTGCGCGCGCAGAGCGGCGGCGGCGCTGCGTCGGAAGGCCTCCTGCTCCTGGTCCTCGCGGCCGCGGGCCGCACACCCGAGGAGCTGACGGCCGCCACGGAGTTGCCGGACGCGGAACTCGTCGCGCACGCGCAGCGCGATGCCGCGACCGCGGCCGACGCCGTGCCGGCCGCCGACCCCGTCCGTTTCGCGACGGGCGACGCGCCGGCGCTGCGGGCGTTGTACGCGTGTGTACGCGACGAGAGCGGCCAGGCAGCGCTGGCCGTGCTGGCGGAACGGGAGCTTGAGGACAGCGCGGCGTCCGGCGCGTACCTGACCCCCGCCCCGCTCGCGGACCTGCTCGCCCGTCTGATCCCGGGGTCCCCCTCCAGCGTCCTCGACCCGGCCTGCGGCGGCGGCACCCTGCTGGCAGCAGCCGCCCGCCGGGGAGCGCGTGATCTGTACGGCCAGGACAACCTGCCCGTGCAGGCCCTGCGCAGTGCCGTGAGCCTGATGCTGACGGCACCGGAGGCCGAGGTCACCGTGCGCGCCGCCGACAGTCTGCGCGCGGACGCCTTCCCCGACCTGCTCGCCGACGCGGTGCTGTGCAACCCGCCGTACGGCGTGCGCGACTGGGGCCACGACGAGCTGGCGTACGACCCGCGCTGGGCGTACGGCGTCCCGGCGCGCGCCGAGTCGGAGCTGGCGTGGGTGCAGCACGCGCTCGCCCATCTGGCACCCGGCGGCCACGCCGCCCTGCTCCTGCCGCCCGCCACGGCCGGCCGCGCGTCGGGGCGCCGGGTACGGGCGGAGCTGGTACGCAGCGGAGCCCTGCGCGCGGTGATCGCGCTGCCGGTCGGCGCGTCGGTGCCGCTCCACGTCGGGCTCCAGGTGTGGGTGCTGCAACGGCCCGAACCAGGCGGCCCGGAGCGCAAGTCGGTGCTGTTCGTGGACACGGCGGCGGACGCGGCGACGGGTACGGCGACGGCGGCCGGGCGCGGTGGAACAGCGGTGGCGCCGCGGACGCGGGGCGGGAGCCGGTCGGCCTCCCTGGACTGGGAGGGGATCACCGCGCACGCCCTGGGCGCGTGGCGGGCGTTCACGGAGAACCCGGACGCCTTCGATGGCGAACCCGGTGTCGCGCACGCGGTCGGCGTGGTGGACCTGCTGGACGACGTGGTGGACCTGACCCCGGCGCGGCTCGTACGGGCGTCACGGGCCGAGGTCGACCCGGCGGAGCTGTCGGCCGGGGTCGCCGCCGCGCGCCGCGGTCTCGTCGGCGCCGCGAAGTCCCTCGCGCGGACGGCGGGCCGGGAGGGCTGGAGCTCCGCGGGCTCCTCGGCCCGCGAGTGGCGGACGGCGACGGCGTCCGACCTCGCGCGCGGCGGGGCGCTCACCTTGCTGCGGACACTGCCGGAGGGCGTGCGGGGCCGCGCGGACGGCGGCGGTGTGGGCGGGGAGCGGCCGGACGCGGCCCGCGCGGTGCTCACCGGCTCGGATATCGCGCGCGGATCGGGCCCCACGGGAGACCCGGCGGAGCTGCGCGGCGACGGGACACCCGTGATCGCCGTGGGGGATGTCCTCGTGCGGGCGGTCGCGAGCGGGGACGGGCCGATGGCGCGGGTCGCGAGCGAGGAGGACGCGGGCGCGCTGCTCGGCCCCCACGTCCACCTGTTCCGGCCGGACCCGAAACGCCTGGACGCCTGGTTCCTCGCCGGGTTCCTGGGCGCGGAGGAGAACATCGCGGGCGCGTCGACGGGCAGCACGATCCTGACGGTCAGCCCGGGCCGGCTGCGCGTGCCGCTGCTGCCGCTGGAGGAGCAGCGGCGGTACGGGAAGGCGTTCCGGCACGTGCACGAGCTGCAGACGGAGGCCCGGCGGGCGACGGGGCTGGCGGAGGAGACGGCGCGGTTGCTGGCGGGCGGGCTCACCGGGGGGCAGTTGCTGCCGTCGCGGGAGACGGCGGTGGAGGACGCGGTACGCGGCCGGGGTGACGATTCACCCCATTAG
- a CDS encoding type I restriction-modification system subunit M, translating to MSSSKHTELANHAWSVADLLRGDYKQSDYGKVILPFTVLRRLECVLEPTREKVAEIAEQHKDSGIDPDRFLRRASGHSFYNRSSLTLKKIAADPQNAAKNLHVYVGAFSDNARGVLDRFEFAQQIKRLDAAGLLYKVIGKFTDLDLRPEVVPNHNMGYIFEELIRRFAEQSNETAGEHFTPREVIQLMVRLLVAPDGDALQLPGAVRTVLDPACGTGGMLSAMDDLIAELNPDATVEVYGQELNPESWAICRSDLMIKGQDPENIAFGNSFSDDGHARKSFDYMLANPPFGVEWKKVKDEVEAEHRSLGEAGRFGAGLPRINDGSLLFLQHMISKMKPVDVNGGGGSRLAIVFNGSPLFTGAAGSGESEIRRWILENDWLEGIVALPDQLFYNTGISTYFWILTNRKSPDHKGKVVLLDARDQWQKMRKSLGDKRKELGKDHIATVVKLYGEALAVAGDAEHPLHGKVKVFWNEDFGYQRITVERPLKLRFEVTEETLAALEASKAIQKLPQASALADACKSLVGASWGTKQDAWLALKDAVVQAGGTWPTGAPFNKALREVLGVRDPEGEVQLVKGQPEADGELRDYENVPLGEDIEEYLAREVHPHVADAWIDHSKTKVGYEVPFTRHFYVYEPPRPLAEIDAELKALEAEIQGLLREVTE from the coding sequence TTGAGCAGCAGCAAGCACACGGAGTTGGCGAATCACGCGTGGTCCGTCGCCGACCTCCTGCGGGGGGACTACAAGCAGTCCGACTACGGCAAGGTCATCCTGCCGTTCACGGTGCTGCGGCGACTGGAGTGCGTGCTGGAACCGACCCGCGAGAAGGTCGCGGAGATCGCGGAGCAGCACAAGGACAGCGGCATCGACCCGGACCGCTTCCTGCGACGGGCCTCGGGCCACTCCTTCTACAACCGGTCCAGCCTGACCCTGAAGAAGATCGCCGCGGACCCGCAGAACGCGGCGAAGAACCTCCACGTGTACGTAGGGGCGTTCTCGGACAACGCGCGGGGTGTGCTGGACCGCTTCGAGTTCGCGCAGCAGATCAAGCGGCTGGACGCGGCCGGGCTGCTCTACAAGGTCATCGGCAAGTTCACGGACCTGGACCTGCGTCCCGAGGTCGTGCCCAACCACAACATGGGATACATCTTCGAGGAACTGATCCGCCGCTTCGCCGAGCAGTCGAACGAGACGGCCGGTGAGCACTTCACGCCCCGCGAGGTCATCCAGCTCATGGTGCGGCTGCTCGTCGCCCCGGACGGGGACGCGTTGCAGCTGCCGGGCGCCGTGCGCACGGTCCTCGACCCGGCCTGCGGCACGGGCGGCATGCTCTCCGCGATGGACGACCTGATCGCGGAGCTGAACCCGGACGCCACGGTGGAGGTGTACGGGCAGGAGCTCAACCCGGAGTCATGGGCGATCTGCCGGTCCGACCTGATGATCAAGGGCCAGGACCCCGAGAACATCGCCTTCGGCAACTCCTTCTCCGACGACGGGCACGCCCGGAAGTCCTTCGACTACATGCTGGCCAACCCGCCGTTCGGCGTGGAGTGGAAGAAGGTCAAGGACGAGGTCGAGGCCGAGCACAGGTCGCTGGGCGAGGCCGGCCGCTTCGGGGCGGGGCTGCCGCGTATCAACGACGGCTCGCTGCTGTTCCTTCAACACATGATCTCGAAGATGAAGCCGGTGGACGTGAATGGCGGGGGCGGCTCGCGTCTGGCGATCGTGTTCAACGGCTCCCCGTTGTTCACTGGTGCGGCGGGATCGGGTGAGTCGGAGATCCGGCGCTGGATCCTGGAGAACGACTGGCTGGAGGGCATCGTCGCCTTGCCGGATCAGCTCTTCTACAACACCGGCATCTCGACGTACTTCTGGATCCTGACGAACCGGAAGAGCCCGGACCACAAGGGCAAGGTCGTGCTGCTGGACGCGCGTGACCAGTGGCAGAAGATGCGGAAGTCCCTGGGCGACAAGCGCAAGGAGTTGGGCAAGGACCACATCGCGACGGTGGTCAAGCTGTACGGCGAGGCGCTGGCCGTGGCGGGGGATGCGGAGCACCCGCTGCACGGCAAGGTGAAGGTCTTCTGGAACGAGGACTTCGGGTACCAGCGGATCACGGTGGAACGGCCGCTGAAGCTGCGGTTCGAGGTCACGGAGGAGACGCTGGCGGCGCTGGAGGCGTCGAAGGCGATCCAGAAGCTGCCTCAGGCTTCGGCGCTGGCGGATGCGTGCAAGTCGCTGGTCGGGGCGAGCTGGGGTACGAAGCAGGACGCGTGGCTCGCACTGAAGGACGCGGTGGTGCAGGCCGGCGGGACGTGGCCTACGGGGGCGCCGTTCAACAAGGCGCTGCGGGAGGTGCTGGGGGTGCGGGATCCCGAGGGCGAGGTGCAGCTCGTCAAGGGGCAGCCTGAGGCGGATGGGGAGCTTCGGGACTACGAGAACGTGCCGTTGGGGGAGGACATCGAGGAGTATCTGGCGCGGGAGGTTCATCCTCATGTGGCGGATGCGTGGATCGACCACAGTAAGACGAAGGTGGGGTACGAGGTTCCGTTCACGCGGCACTTCTATGTGTACGAGCCGCCTCGGCCGTTGGCGGAGATTGATGCGGAGTTGAAGGCGCTGGAGGCGGAGATTCAGGGGCTGTTGCGGGAGGTCACGGAATGA